A single region of the Triplophysa dalaica isolate WHDGS20190420 chromosome 15, ASM1584641v1, whole genome shotgun sequence genome encodes:
- the si:ch211-125o16.4 gene encoding neuroblast differentiation-associated protein AHNAK isoform X2 — MMEGGVAVTGMRNPAINLSEGEQFVTATVHLDHLSKDEVLKLIKIIEPYDKNLELKTSADLKAELSLADLRLNSELPQAGLHAPRLNGGINGPNLKGGITVPTVNGEMPNIELNKSTTNFGTPKFEMPTFDFSDPKLKGSGIDGTIKAPDVNFSAPHLNTPDVSVNVDKPEFNAKTPRFKKPNFHLHTKKPKVGGDVNLSTPDLSADLKTPDLSLSSPKINGELNSPDIDLTLPKTDLSGSGLDIETPKGNIDTPSGKFKFPKFKKTKTAKVKLPDVNVDTDIDTPNLALSTPKVNADVRAPNVDIDLPKANLDTPGVDIESPNMDLDPPSSKIKWPTFKKPTFGHKVKAPDVDLDANVSTPDLSLSAPKIKGGINAPDADVTFPRADIKTPNVDLKAPDVDIHASSGKPKFHTLKFPKFGKSKVKVPHLDASLQTPDLDLSAPDVDIKVPKATLDGQNLDVKAPNLNLSAPNIKRDITTPGLDFKTPNLDLDAPDVDIEAPDVDIHASSGKPKFHTLKFPKFGKSKVKVPDLDASLQTPDLDLSAPDVDIKVPKATLDGPNLDVKAPNLNLSAPNIKSNITTPGLDFKTPNLDVDAPDVDIEAPSAKLKKPNFKMPKINLSGTKVKGPNADLNAQLKGPNVDVSVPDVNVKAPKADLQGPELELKTPDLNLSAPKMMGKISTPDLDLDLPESNLKTPNVDLQASAPELDLSSPKADIDAPSTKVKFPHLKLPKFGLTGSRVKAPKVDVPDLDVNMPTGKLEGPDLDMKAPDLSLSTPKVKGDISSPSLDVDLPKGDLKAPRANIGGSLKSPDLNLSAPNVDLNLPKVELEGPDADLKVPDVDINAPSGKFKIPHFKMPRLNLSGSKVKGPELDANADFDVSVPKLEGQLNAPGVDLKLPKGNVSVPDINASLPQADASIPDLDIRYPDIQSPSGKLKLITTGIDLNAEAPDLNLSAPTIDADVKVPDPDVKLPTADVDINAPKGKLKIPTIKHFNLSGPKVKSPDVDLSADVSGPDLNLSAPTVGTPDVDVNLPNATVDVPSVNADIDSSKRRVKWPFKWGKSSESQNGEINIDAPEVDTPTAEIKLPKNMPVFKTHRLPESCIDSLLQERNGAIDLDSEPSKELTDAMASLKTNLRSSSPSAGVNGKTAAIDIRERLRFANLRPSKSDFDIILSSETDSPIKVNRGTFKVAKPVAEKDYPVVESTSKEDDENDKLSLGLNNMLCLSTD; from the exons atgatg GAAGGAGGCGTTGCCGTCACAGGCATGAGAAATCCAGCGATTAATCTGAGCGAAG GTGAGCAGTTTGTTACTGCCACCGTTCATCTTGATCATCTGAGTAAAGATGAAGTACTGAAGCTGATCAAAATCATTGAGCCTTATGACAAGAACCTTGAACTTAAGACTTCAGCAGATCTGAAAGCAGAACTG TCTCTTGCCGATCTTCGATTGAACAGTGAACTTCCACAGGCAGGACTTCATGCACCAAGACTCAATGGAGGAATAAATGGCCCGAACCTCAAGGGTGGAATCACGGTCCCCACAGTAAATGGAGAAATGCCAAATATTGAGCTAAATAAATCCACAACTAACTTCGGTACTCCAAAGTTCGAAATGCCAACCTTTGACTTCTCTGACCCAAAGCTCAAAGGTTCAGGTATAGATGGCACAATAAAAGCACCAGATGTCAATTTCTCCGCTCCTCATCTAAACACCCCAGATGTTTCTGTCAATGTGGACAAACCTGAATTCAATGCCAAAACCCCAAGATTTAAGAAGCCCAACTTCCATCTACATACCAAAAAACCAAAGGTGGGCGGTGATGTGAATTTATCCACCCCAGACTTGAGTGCTGACCTAAAAACCCCTGATCTGAGTCTGTCATCCCCAAAGATTAATGGTGAACTCAACTCCCCTGATATAGATCTGACCCTGCCCAAGACTGACCTCAGTGGATCAGGTCTGGACATTGAAACACCAAAAGGCAACATTGACACTCCCTCTGGCAAGTTCAAATTCCCCAAATTTAAGAAAACCAAAACAGCAAAAGTGAAATTACCAGATGTGAATGTTGATACAGATATCGATACACCAAATCTCGCCCTTTCCACCCCAAAGGTGAATGCAGATGTCAGAGCGCCAAATGTTGACATTGATCTGCCAAAAGCCAATCTTGACACTCCCGGTGTAGATATTGAATCTCCTAACATGGATTTAGATCCTCCATCTAGCAAAATAAAGTGGCCAACATTTAAGAAACCCACGTTTGGGCATAAAGTTAAAGCACCAGATGTTGACTTGGATGCAAACGTCTCAACACCTGATCTGAGTCTTTCGGCACCGAAGATTAAAGGAGGAATCAATGCCCCAGATGCAGATGTGACTTTCCCAAGAGCTGACATAAAGACCCCTAATGTTGATTTAAAAGCACCCGATGTGGACATTCATGCTTCATCTGGAAAGCCTAAATTCCATACTCTTAAATTTCCAAAGTTTGGCAAATCAAAGGTGAAGGTTCCACATCTAGATGCAAGCCTACAGACACCAGACTTGGATTTATCGGCTCCTGATGTAGACATAAAAGTgccaaaagctacactcgatggtCAGAATCTAGATGTCAAGGCACCAAACCTTAACCTCTCTGCACCAAACATCAAGAGGGATATCACCACACCAGGCCTGGACTTTAAAACTCCAAACCTTGATTTGGATGCTCCAGATGTTGATATAGAAGCACCCGATGTGGACATTCATGCTTCATCTGGAAAGCCTAAATTCCATACTCTTAAATTTCCAAAGTTTGGCAAATCAAAGGTGAAGGTTCCAGATCTTGATGCAAGCCTACAGACACCAGACTTGGACTTATCGGCTCCTGATGTAGACATAAAAGTGCCAAAAGCTACACTAGACGGTCCGAATCTAGATGTCAAGGCACCAAACCTTAACCTCTCTGCACCAAACATCAAGAGTAATATTACCACACCAGGCCTGGACTTTAAAACTCCAAACCTTGATGTGGATGCTCCAGATGTTGATATAGAAGCTCCGTCTGCAAAGTTGAAGAAACCCAACTTTAAGATGCCTAAAATAAACCTCTCTGGGACAAAAGTGAAAGGGCCAAATGCAGACCTCAATGCACAATTAAAAGGACCAAATGTTGACGTCTCTGTCCCTGATGTTAATGTGAAAGCACCTAAAGCAGATCTCCAAGGGCCTGAACTAGAGCTAAAAACTCCAGATCTCAATCTGTCAGCACCCAAAATGATGGGAAAAATTAGCACTCCGGATTTGGATCTGGACTTGCCAGAGTCTAATTTGAAAACTCCAAATGTAGATCTGCAAGCATCAGCTCCAGAGCTAGATTTAAGTTCTCCAAAAGCAGACATCGATGCCCCTTCCACCAAAGTTAAATTTCCTCATTTGAAACTGCCCAAATTTGGTCTCACTGGATCTCGGGTAAAAGCACCGAAAGTAGATGTACCTGATCTAGACGTGAACATGCCTACAGGAAAACTCGAGGGACCTGATCTAGATATGAAAGCACCGGATCTCAGCCTTTCCACACCAAAGGTTAAAGGTGACATATCTTCTCCCTCCTTAGATGTTGATTTGCCAAAAGGTGACTTAAAAGCTCCACGTGCAAACATTGGTGGAAGTCTAAAATCACCAGATCTAAATCTCTCTGCCCCAAATGTAGATCTTAACTTGCCTAAAGTAGAGCTGGAAGGACCTGATGCAGACCTGAAAGTCCCAGATGTCGACATAAATGCCCCTTCTGGAAAATTTAAGATACCACATTTTAAGATGCCAAGACTGAATCTTTCTGGATCCAAAGTAAAAGGCCCAGAGCTGGATGCTAATGCAGATTTTGATGTCTCCGTTCCCAAACTCGAAGGACAATTAAACGCCCCTGGTGTTGACCTGAAACTACCCAAAGGTAATGTCAGTGTGCCTGACATAAACGCATCTTTACCACAAGCTGACGCAAGTATTCCTGATCTAGACATCAGATACCCAGACATACAGTCTCCGTCTGGCAAGCTTAAACTGATCACCACTGGCATTGACCTAAATGCAGAAGCTCCCGATCTCAACCTCTCCGCTCCCACTATTGATGCAGATGTCAAAGTTCCAGATCCTGATGTAAAGCTTCCCACAGCAGATGTTGACATTAATGCCCCCAAAGGAAAGCTGAAAATCCCaacaatcaaacattttaaCTTATCTGGCCCAAAAGTCAAATCTCCTGATGTTGACCTTTCTGCTGACGTAAGTGGACCAGATCTAAACTTATCAGCACCTACGGTTGGCACTCCTGACGTTGACGTGAATCTACCCAACGCTACGGTTGATGTTCCAAGTGTGAACGCTGATATCGACAGTTCCAAACGTAGGGTCAAATGGCCCTTCAAATGGGGCAAATCCTCAGAATCCCAAAATGGCGAGATAAACATTGACGCACCAGAAGTCGATACTCCCACTGCAGAAATTAAACTTCCAAAAAATATGCCTGTGTTCAAGACCCACAGGCTACCCGAAAGCTGCATTGACAGCTTGTTGCAAGAACGCAATGGAGCAATTGACCTCGACAGTGAGCCTTCCAAAGAACTAACTGACGCCATGGCCTCGCTCAAGACAAATTTGAGGTCTTCATCTCCGTCTGCTGGGGTCAATGGAAAGACAGCTGCTATAGACATCCGAGAAAGGCTGAGGTTTGCTAATCTACGTCCCTCAAAGTCTGATTTTGACATAATCCTATCTTCAGAAACAGACAGCCCTATAAAAGTGAATAGAGGAACTTTTAAAGTTGCAAAGCCTGTTGCAGAAAAGGACTATCCGGTAGTGGAGTCTACTAGCAAGGAAGATGATGAAAATGACAAGCTTTCCCTAGGCTTGAACAATATGCTTTGTTTGTCAACGgattaa
- the edaradd gene encoding ectodysplasin-A receptor-associated adapter protein isoform X1: MYGTIFENMTSLKAYSEPYGRVGSEPVEDTDPSTFVTEMSLRSNYPVQVTDPQDMRDPVTLQLSSFPAGYLTSSPHRIQHPVENDGSDFSPSASVSSDFSKDHRPCKECSRSAPPPKISDLMNDEDLLYTLRLKLDPAHCTVKNWKNFASRWGMSYDELTLLEQRSHGSTYHSPTQEFLMRYNQKLVTELTELCQTYQRIDVLRLLQRWMENDWPSRWQKAH; this comes from the exons ATGTACGGAACAATCTTTGAGAACATGACTAGTTTGAAGGCGTATAGTGAGCCGTATG GAAGAGTGGGTTCTGAACCAGTAGAGGACACTGACCCCAGCACCTTTGTTACAGAGATG TCGCTGAGATCGAATTACCCTGTTCAGGTCACTGATCCACAAGATATGAGAG ATCCTGTGACACTCCAGCTCAGCTCCTTTCCCGCTGGTTACCTGACTTCATCTCCGCACAGGATACAACAT CCTGTGGAAAATGATGGGAGTGATTTTTCACCGTCAGCTTCTGTTTCATCAG ACTTCAGTAAAGACCATAGGCCCTGTAAGGAGTGTTCTCGTTCTGCCCCTCCACCCAAAATAAGCGACCTGATGAACGACGAAGACCTTCTGTACACCTTGCGGTTGAAGCTGGACCCGGCTCACTGCACCGTCAAAAACTGGAAGAACTTCGCAAGCCGCTGGGGGATGAGCTACGACGAGCTCACGCTTCTAGAGCAGCGCTCACACGGCTCCACCTATCACAGTCCCACGCAAGAGTTCCTCATGCGTTACAACCAGAAACTTGTCACAGAGCTCACCGAACTCTGCCAGACCTACCAGCGCATCGACGTGCTCAGACTGCTCCAGAGATGGATGGAGAACGACTGGCCCTCGCGCTGGCAAAAAGCCCATTAG
- the edaradd gene encoding ectodysplasin-A receptor-associated adapter protein isoform X2: MSLRSNYPVQVTDPQDMRDPVTLQLSSFPAGYLTSSPHRIQHPVENDGSDFSPSASVSSDFSKDHRPCKECSRSAPPPKISDLMNDEDLLYTLRLKLDPAHCTVKNWKNFASRWGMSYDELTLLEQRSHGSTYHSPTQEFLMRYNQKLVTELTELCQTYQRIDVLRLLQRWMENDWPSRWQKAH; encoded by the exons ATG TCGCTGAGATCGAATTACCCTGTTCAGGTCACTGATCCACAAGATATGAGAG ATCCTGTGACACTCCAGCTCAGCTCCTTTCCCGCTGGTTACCTGACTTCATCTCCGCACAGGATACAACAT CCTGTGGAAAATGATGGGAGTGATTTTTCACCGTCAGCTTCTGTTTCATCAG ACTTCAGTAAAGACCATAGGCCCTGTAAGGAGTGTTCTCGTTCTGCCCCTCCACCCAAAATAAGCGACCTGATGAACGACGAAGACCTTCTGTACACCTTGCGGTTGAAGCTGGACCCGGCTCACTGCACCGTCAAAAACTGGAAGAACTTCGCAAGCCGCTGGGGGATGAGCTACGACGAGCTCACGCTTCTAGAGCAGCGCTCACACGGCTCCACCTATCACAGTCCCACGCAAGAGTTCCTCATGCGTTACAACCAGAAACTTGTCACAGAGCTCACCGAACTCTGCCAGACCTACCAGCGCATCGACGTGCTCAGACTGCTCCAGAGATGGATGGAGAACGACTGGCCCTCGCGCTGGCAAAAAGCCCATTAG
- the si:ch211-125o16.4 gene encoding neuroblast differentiation-associated protein AHNAK isoform X1: MMNDKSQVLDVMQEGGVAVTGMRNPAINLSEGEQFVTATVHLDHLSKDEVLKLIKIIEPYDKNLELKTSADLKAELSLADLRLNSELPQAGLHAPRLNGGINGPNLKGGITVPTVNGEMPNIELNKSTTNFGTPKFEMPTFDFSDPKLKGSGIDGTIKAPDVNFSAPHLNTPDVSVNVDKPEFNAKTPRFKKPNFHLHTKKPKVGGDVNLSTPDLSADLKTPDLSLSSPKINGELNSPDIDLTLPKTDLSGSGLDIETPKGNIDTPSGKFKFPKFKKTKTAKVKLPDVNVDTDIDTPNLALSTPKVNADVRAPNVDIDLPKANLDTPGVDIESPNMDLDPPSSKIKWPTFKKPTFGHKVKAPDVDLDANVSTPDLSLSAPKIKGGINAPDADVTFPRADIKTPNVDLKAPDVDIHASSGKPKFHTLKFPKFGKSKVKVPHLDASLQTPDLDLSAPDVDIKVPKATLDGQNLDVKAPNLNLSAPNIKRDITTPGLDFKTPNLDLDAPDVDIEAPDVDIHASSGKPKFHTLKFPKFGKSKVKVPDLDASLQTPDLDLSAPDVDIKVPKATLDGPNLDVKAPNLNLSAPNIKSNITTPGLDFKTPNLDVDAPDVDIEAPSAKLKKPNFKMPKINLSGTKVKGPNADLNAQLKGPNVDVSVPDVNVKAPKADLQGPELELKTPDLNLSAPKMMGKISTPDLDLDLPESNLKTPNVDLQASAPELDLSSPKADIDAPSTKVKFPHLKLPKFGLTGSRVKAPKVDVPDLDVNMPTGKLEGPDLDMKAPDLSLSTPKVKGDISSPSLDVDLPKGDLKAPRANIGGSLKSPDLNLSAPNVDLNLPKVELEGPDADLKVPDVDINAPSGKFKIPHFKMPRLNLSGSKVKGPELDANADFDVSVPKLEGQLNAPGVDLKLPKGNVSVPDINASLPQADASIPDLDIRYPDIQSPSGKLKLITTGIDLNAEAPDLNLSAPTIDADVKVPDPDVKLPTADVDINAPKGKLKIPTIKHFNLSGPKVKSPDVDLSADVSGPDLNLSAPTVGTPDVDVNLPNATVDVPSVNADIDSSKRRVKWPFKWGKSSESQNGEINIDAPEVDTPTAEIKLPKNMPVFKTHRLPESCIDSLLQERNGAIDLDSEPSKELTDAMASLKTNLRSSSPSAGVNGKTAAIDIRERLRFANLRPSKSDFDIILSSETDSPIKVNRGTFKVAKPVAEKDYPVVESTSKEDDENDKLSLGLNNMLCLSTD, encoded by the exons atgatg AATGATAAAAGTCAGGTTTTGGATGTCATGCAGGAAGGAGGCGTTGCCGTCACAGGCATGAGAAATCCAGCGATTAATCTGAGCGAAG GTGAGCAGTTTGTTACTGCCACCGTTCATCTTGATCATCTGAGTAAAGATGAAGTACTGAAGCTGATCAAAATCATTGAGCCTTATGACAAGAACCTTGAACTTAAGACTTCAGCAGATCTGAAAGCAGAACTG TCTCTTGCCGATCTTCGATTGAACAGTGAACTTCCACAGGCAGGACTTCATGCACCAAGACTCAATGGAGGAATAAATGGCCCGAACCTCAAGGGTGGAATCACGGTCCCCACAGTAAATGGAGAAATGCCAAATATTGAGCTAAATAAATCCACAACTAACTTCGGTACTCCAAAGTTCGAAATGCCAACCTTTGACTTCTCTGACCCAAAGCTCAAAGGTTCAGGTATAGATGGCACAATAAAAGCACCAGATGTCAATTTCTCCGCTCCTCATCTAAACACCCCAGATGTTTCTGTCAATGTGGACAAACCTGAATTCAATGCCAAAACCCCAAGATTTAAGAAGCCCAACTTCCATCTACATACCAAAAAACCAAAGGTGGGCGGTGATGTGAATTTATCCACCCCAGACTTGAGTGCTGACCTAAAAACCCCTGATCTGAGTCTGTCATCCCCAAAGATTAATGGTGAACTCAACTCCCCTGATATAGATCTGACCCTGCCCAAGACTGACCTCAGTGGATCAGGTCTGGACATTGAAACACCAAAAGGCAACATTGACACTCCCTCTGGCAAGTTCAAATTCCCCAAATTTAAGAAAACCAAAACAGCAAAAGTGAAATTACCAGATGTGAATGTTGATACAGATATCGATACACCAAATCTCGCCCTTTCCACCCCAAAGGTGAATGCAGATGTCAGAGCGCCAAATGTTGACATTGATCTGCCAAAAGCCAATCTTGACACTCCCGGTGTAGATATTGAATCTCCTAACATGGATTTAGATCCTCCATCTAGCAAAATAAAGTGGCCAACATTTAAGAAACCCACGTTTGGGCATAAAGTTAAAGCACCAGATGTTGACTTGGATGCAAACGTCTCAACACCTGATCTGAGTCTTTCGGCACCGAAGATTAAAGGAGGAATCAATGCCCCAGATGCAGATGTGACTTTCCCAAGAGCTGACATAAAGACCCCTAATGTTGATTTAAAAGCACCCGATGTGGACATTCATGCTTCATCTGGAAAGCCTAAATTCCATACTCTTAAATTTCCAAAGTTTGGCAAATCAAAGGTGAAGGTTCCACATCTAGATGCAAGCCTACAGACACCAGACTTGGATTTATCGGCTCCTGATGTAGACATAAAAGTgccaaaagctacactcgatggtCAGAATCTAGATGTCAAGGCACCAAACCTTAACCTCTCTGCACCAAACATCAAGAGGGATATCACCACACCAGGCCTGGACTTTAAAACTCCAAACCTTGATTTGGATGCTCCAGATGTTGATATAGAAGCACCCGATGTGGACATTCATGCTTCATCTGGAAAGCCTAAATTCCATACTCTTAAATTTCCAAAGTTTGGCAAATCAAAGGTGAAGGTTCCAGATCTTGATGCAAGCCTACAGACACCAGACTTGGACTTATCGGCTCCTGATGTAGACATAAAAGTGCCAAAAGCTACACTAGACGGTCCGAATCTAGATGTCAAGGCACCAAACCTTAACCTCTCTGCACCAAACATCAAGAGTAATATTACCACACCAGGCCTGGACTTTAAAACTCCAAACCTTGATGTGGATGCTCCAGATGTTGATATAGAAGCTCCGTCTGCAAAGTTGAAGAAACCCAACTTTAAGATGCCTAAAATAAACCTCTCTGGGACAAAAGTGAAAGGGCCAAATGCAGACCTCAATGCACAATTAAAAGGACCAAATGTTGACGTCTCTGTCCCTGATGTTAATGTGAAAGCACCTAAAGCAGATCTCCAAGGGCCTGAACTAGAGCTAAAAACTCCAGATCTCAATCTGTCAGCACCCAAAATGATGGGAAAAATTAGCACTCCGGATTTGGATCTGGACTTGCCAGAGTCTAATTTGAAAACTCCAAATGTAGATCTGCAAGCATCAGCTCCAGAGCTAGATTTAAGTTCTCCAAAAGCAGACATCGATGCCCCTTCCACCAAAGTTAAATTTCCTCATTTGAAACTGCCCAAATTTGGTCTCACTGGATCTCGGGTAAAAGCACCGAAAGTAGATGTACCTGATCTAGACGTGAACATGCCTACAGGAAAACTCGAGGGACCTGATCTAGATATGAAAGCACCGGATCTCAGCCTTTCCACACCAAAGGTTAAAGGTGACATATCTTCTCCCTCCTTAGATGTTGATTTGCCAAAAGGTGACTTAAAAGCTCCACGTGCAAACATTGGTGGAAGTCTAAAATCACCAGATCTAAATCTCTCTGCCCCAAATGTAGATCTTAACTTGCCTAAAGTAGAGCTGGAAGGACCTGATGCAGACCTGAAAGTCCCAGATGTCGACATAAATGCCCCTTCTGGAAAATTTAAGATACCACATTTTAAGATGCCAAGACTGAATCTTTCTGGATCCAAAGTAAAAGGCCCAGAGCTGGATGCTAATGCAGATTTTGATGTCTCCGTTCCCAAACTCGAAGGACAATTAAACGCCCCTGGTGTTGACCTGAAACTACCCAAAGGTAATGTCAGTGTGCCTGACATAAACGCATCTTTACCACAAGCTGACGCAAGTATTCCTGATCTAGACATCAGATACCCAGACATACAGTCTCCGTCTGGCAAGCTTAAACTGATCACCACTGGCATTGACCTAAATGCAGAAGCTCCCGATCTCAACCTCTCCGCTCCCACTATTGATGCAGATGTCAAAGTTCCAGATCCTGATGTAAAGCTTCCCACAGCAGATGTTGACATTAATGCCCCCAAAGGAAAGCTGAAAATCCCaacaatcaaacattttaaCTTATCTGGCCCAAAAGTCAAATCTCCTGATGTTGACCTTTCTGCTGACGTAAGTGGACCAGATCTAAACTTATCAGCACCTACGGTTGGCACTCCTGACGTTGACGTGAATCTACCCAACGCTACGGTTGATGTTCCAAGTGTGAACGCTGATATCGACAGTTCCAAACGTAGGGTCAAATGGCCCTTCAAATGGGGCAAATCCTCAGAATCCCAAAATGGCGAGATAAACATTGACGCACCAGAAGTCGATACTCCCACTGCAGAAATTAAACTTCCAAAAAATATGCCTGTGTTCAAGACCCACAGGCTACCCGAAAGCTGCATTGACAGCTTGTTGCAAGAACGCAATGGAGCAATTGACCTCGACAGTGAGCCTTCCAAAGAACTAACTGACGCCATGGCCTCGCTCAAGACAAATTTGAGGTCTTCATCTCCGTCTGCTGGGGTCAATGGAAAGACAGCTGCTATAGACATCCGAGAAAGGCTGAGGTTTGCTAATCTACGTCCCTCAAAGTCTGATTTTGACATAATCCTATCTTCAGAAACAGACAGCCCTATAAAAGTGAATAGAGGAACTTTTAAAGTTGCAAAGCCTGTTGCAGAAAAGGACTATCCGGTAGTGGAGTCTACTAGCAAGGAAGATGATGAAAATGACAAGCTTTCCCTAGGCTTGAACAATATGCTTTGTTTGTCAACGgattaa